A single Filimonas effusa DNA region contains:
- the bshC gene encoding bacillithiol biosynthesis cysteine-adding enzyme BshC, producing the protein MGDATTQQRIKTECEFVPYSHTGYFSAIMLDYVSQSPQLRPFYEHLPGKEGVREVIKQRSTFPLNRKVLVNTLTSQYQGLPVAPALETNLQLLLNENTFTVTTAHQPNIFTGPLYFIYKIAHTIKLAAELKQQLPGFNFVPVYYMGSEDADLDELGSITIQGKKYEWKTSQTGAVGRMKVDKAFLALITEMKGQLGVLPHGDEIISLFSTYYTSGTSIQQATLGVVNALFGEHGLVVLIPDARDLKQLFIPVIKNELESGFSHKAVTPTLEKLAEHYKVQAGGRDINLFYLLENTRERIETDAAKPGVYFVQSGKTWSQNEILEELNTFPERFSPNVILRGVFQETILPNVVFIGGGGELAYWLELKQVFAAAGVPYPVLLPRNSFGLIDAAGRAHFAETGLPLVMIFKSMHEQMNEIVRLHSNNQVSLETELEQLNLLYQSIAQTAATVDPTLQQHVQSLQTHATKKLEVLQKKLVKAEKRKFGEEKHRLQQVHEKLFPANSLQERVENMASWYGLLGKDLVTILLHHSKGWEPAFGIITAG; encoded by the coding sequence ATGGGAGATGCAACAACACAGCAGCGTATTAAAACAGAGTGTGAGTTCGTACCTTATAGCCATACAGGGTACTTTTCGGCTATCATGCTTGACTACGTAAGCCAGTCGCCGCAACTGCGGCCTTTTTACGAACACCTTCCCGGTAAGGAAGGCGTTCGCGAAGTAATAAAACAACGCAGCACTTTCCCGTTGAACAGGAAGGTGCTGGTAAATACGCTTACCAGTCAGTACCAGGGCCTGCCCGTAGCGCCGGCGCTGGAAACAAACCTGCAGTTATTACTAAACGAAAATACCTTCACGGTAACCACTGCACACCAGCCGAACATCTTTACAGGTCCGCTTTATTTCATCTATAAGATCGCCCACACCATTAAGCTGGCGGCAGAACTGAAACAGCAATTGCCCGGTTTCAATTTTGTTCCCGTCTATTACATGGGTAGCGAAGATGCCGATCTCGATGAACTCGGCTCCATCACCATCCAGGGTAAAAAATACGAGTGGAAAACAAGCCAAACAGGTGCCGTAGGCCGGATGAAGGTCGATAAGGCCTTCCTTGCACTCATCACCGAAATGAAAGGCCAGCTCGGCGTATTACCCCACGGCGATGAGATCATCAGCCTGTTCTCAACTTATTACACCTCCGGAACCTCCATCCAGCAGGCAACGCTGGGTGTGGTAAATGCGCTCTTCGGCGAACACGGACTGGTAGTGCTCATCCCCGATGCACGCGACCTCAAACAGCTTTTCATTCCCGTTATAAAAAACGAACTGGAATCCGGCTTCTCTCATAAAGCCGTTACCCCAACGCTCGAAAAACTGGCGGAACATTATAAAGTTCAGGCCGGTGGAAGAGACATCAACCTCTTTTACCTGCTCGAAAATACCCGCGAACGCATCGAAACTGATGCCGCTAAACCCGGCGTTTACTTCGTGCAAAGCGGGAAAACCTGGAGCCAAAACGAGATCCTCGAAGAACTGAACACATTCCCCGAAAGGTTCAGCCCCAACGTGATCCTGCGTGGCGTATTCCAGGAAACCATTTTACCCAACGTCGTATTCATCGGCGGTGGGGGAGAGCTGGCCTACTGGCTCGAACTCAAACAGGTCTTCGCCGCAGCAGGTGTCCCTTACCCCGTATTGTTGCCCCGCAATTCATTCGGACTCATAGACGCCGCCGGCAGAGCGCATTTCGCTGAAACAGGTTTGCCGCTCGTCATGATCTTTAAGTCTATGCACGAACAAATGAATGAAATTGTTCGCCTGCATAGCAATAACCAGGTTTCCCTGGAAACCGAACTGGAACAATTGAACCTGCTTTACCAGTCCATAGCGCAAACCGCGGCTACAGTCGACCCTACCTTGCAGCAGCACGTACAGTCGCTGCAAACACATGCCACGAAAAAGCTGGAAGTGCTGCAGAAAAAACTGGTCAAAGCCGAAAAAAGAAAGTTCGGAGAAGAAAAACACCGCCTGCAACAGGTGCACGAAAAACTGTTTCCGGCAAACAGCCTTCAGGAAAGGGTCGAAAATATGGCCTCCTGGTATGGTTTGCTGGGAAAAGACCTTGTAACAATATTATTACACCACTCAAAAGGCTGGGAACCCGCTTTTGGCATTATTACTGCCGGATAA
- a CDS encoding DEAD/DEAH box helicase: MRFTEFNFHPSLLEGIEASNYETATPVQEQVIPPILDGKDIIASAQTGTGKTAAFLLPLMNRLMESRNDNSVSAMVLVPTRELAIQIGKTLEGLSYFTDISSIAVYGGNDGDNFVNEKKAMRNGVDIIVCTPGRMIAHLNMGYVPLQGLQFLVLDEADRMLDMGFVDDINKIISFLPATRQSLLFSATMPHKIRQLARNILKDPVEINIAISKPPEKIVQRAFIVYETQKPELIKYLLRNTPFKRVVIFCSRKQNVRDLTRELKKAQFNAGEMHSNLEQLQREEILAQFVQGQVPILVATDILSRGIDIDTIDLVINYDVPNDGEDYVHRIGRTARAEADGVAFTLVSEKEINRFAGIETLLEKEVEKGVVPEEFGETPVYAPRRHSRNRGGGRGYGNRYGGGNGKKKFYKHKKK; the protein is encoded by the coding sequence TTGCGATTTACCGAATTCAACTTTCATCCCTCCCTCCTGGAAGGTATTGAAGCTTCTAATTACGAAACTGCTACCCCCGTTCAGGAGCAGGTGATCCCACCTATCCTCGATGGTAAAGATATCATAGCCTCCGCTCAAACAGGTACCGGCAAAACCGCCGCCTTCCTGTTGCCGCTCATGAACAGGCTCATGGAAAGCCGCAACGATAACTCCGTTAGCGCCATGGTGCTCGTGCCAACACGCGAACTGGCTATCCAGATAGGCAAAACCCTCGAAGGGCTTTCCTACTTTACCGATATCAGCTCCATCGCCGTTTATGGCGGTAACGATGGCGACAACTTCGTAAATGAGAAAAAAGCCATGCGCAACGGCGTCGACATCATCGTATGTACACCCGGCCGTATGATCGCTCACCTCAACATGGGATACGTTCCTTTGCAAGGCCTCCAGTTCCTCGTCCTCGACGAAGCCGACCGCATGCTCGATATGGGATTTGTCGACGATATCAATAAGATCATCTCCTTCCTGCCCGCAACAAGACAGTCCCTTTTATTCTCGGCCACCATGCCGCATAAAATAAGACAACTGGCCAGGAATATCCTGAAAGATCCTGTTGAAATCAATATCGCCATTTCCAAACCTCCCGAAAAGATCGTTCAGCGCGCTTTTATCGTATACGAAACGCAGAAGCCGGAACTTATCAAATACCTGCTCCGTAACACGCCTTTTAAAAGGGTGGTCATCTTCTGCAGCCGCAAACAGAATGTAAGAGATCTCACAAGGGAATTGAAAAAAGCCCAGTTCAACGCCGGCGAAATGCACAGCAACCTCGAACAATTGCAGCGCGAAGAAATCCTCGCCCAGTTTGTACAGGGACAAGTACCTATTCTCGTAGCAACAGATATCCTTAGCCGCGGCATCGACATCGATACCATCGACCTGGTCATTAACTACGATGTGCCAAACGACGGCGAAGACTATGTTCACCGTATAGGCCGTACCGCACGCGCCGAAGCCGATGGCGTCGCCTTCACGCTCGTAAGCGAAAAAGAAATAAACCGCTTTGCAGGTATTGAAACGCTTCTGGAAAAAGAGGTGGAAAAAGGTGTCGTACCCGAAGAATTTGGCGAAACTCCCGTATATGCCCCACGCCGGCACAGCCGCAACAGGGGTGGAGGACGAGGCTATGGCAACAGGTACGGAGGTGGCAACGGAAAGAAAAAGTTCTATAAGCACAAGAAAAAATAA
- the purE gene encoding 5-(carboxyamino)imidazole ribonucleotide mutase, whose translation MSLLNRKPVVGIIMGSDSDLKVMQDAAVVLEEFDIAFELTVVSAHRTPLRMVEYAQQAAGRGLKVIIAGAGGAAHLPGMVAAVTTLPVIGVPVKSSNSIDGWDSILSILQMPNGVPVATVALNAAKNAGLLAAQIVGSFDEHVSKKMQDYKTAMNDAVLEKAGKLANDWPNAFDGSK comes from the coding sequence ATGTCATTGTTGAACCGGAAGCCCGTTGTGGGCATTATCATGGGTAGCGATAGTGATCTGAAGGTCATGCAGGATGCTGCGGTGGTACTGGAGGAGTTTGATATCGCATTTGAATTAACAGTAGTATCGGCGCACAGGACGCCTTTACGGATGGTTGAATATGCGCAGCAGGCTGCTGGCCGGGGGCTGAAAGTTATTATTGCCGGAGCTGGTGGCGCGGCTCATTTGCCAGGTATGGTTGCGGCTGTAACCACTTTACCTGTTATTGGCGTGCCTGTTAAGTCGTCGAATTCTATTGACGGGTGGGATTCGATCCTGTCGATATTACAGATGCCGAACGGGGTACCGGTAGCTACGGTGGCGCTGAATGCCGCCAAGAATGCGGGTTTACTGGCAGCGCAGATCGTTGGCAGCTTTGATGAGCATGTATCGAAGAAGATGCAGGATTATAAGACTGCTATGAATGATGCTGTACTGGAGAAGGCGGGTAAGCTGGCCAATGACTGGCCTAATGCGTTTGACGGTTCCAAATAG
- a CDS encoding 5-(carboxyamino)imidazole ribonucleotide synthase yields MKIGILGGGQLGRMLLQAGANYVAETYVLENDEHCPSAHLCHHFVKGDIKDFDTVYAFGKDLDAITIEIEAVNVEALEKLELEGVKVYPRPSAIRTIKNKITQKEFYKASEVPTPAFVITENKAALRQHLSFLPAVHKIGEGGYDGKGVQIIKAEGDVASGFDAPSVLEKMVSVKKELAIIIAMNDKGETAIYPPAEMLFDPVLNLLDYHLSPAELPREILWRAEAIALRVVKSLNSPGIFAIELFVDINDDVQVNETAPRVHNSGHHTIEGNYSSQYDMLWRIMLGYPLGNTQPILPASIVNLVGAEGFSGPARYEGLEEVLKMENVFVHLYGKAETKPGRKMGHVTILSRERIDLTHKANKIKNTIKIVS; encoded by the coding sequence ATGAAAATCGGCATTTTAGGGGGAGGGCAGTTAGGCAGGATGCTGCTACAGGCAGGCGCCAATTATGTGGCAGAGACATATGTTCTCGAGAATGATGAGCACTGTCCATCAGCACATTTGTGCCATCATTTCGTCAAAGGCGACATTAAGGATTTCGATACAGTGTATGCGTTTGGTAAGGATCTGGATGCCATTACTATCGAGATAGAGGCGGTGAATGTGGAAGCCCTTGAAAAGCTGGAGTTGGAAGGCGTAAAGGTTTATCCGCGTCCTTCGGCGATCCGTACCATCAAGAACAAGATCACCCAGAAGGAATTTTATAAGGCCAGTGAAGTGCCTACTCCTGCTTTTGTGATCACTGAGAATAAGGCTGCTTTACGGCAACATCTTTCGTTCCTGCCGGCGGTACATAAGATTGGCGAAGGTGGTTATGACGGCAAGGGTGTACAGATCATAAAGGCTGAAGGCGATGTGGCAAGCGGGTTTGACGCTCCTTCGGTGCTGGAGAAGATGGTTTCTGTAAAAAAGGAGCTGGCTATCATTATCGCCATGAACGATAAGGGAGAAACGGCTATCTATCCTCCTGCCGAGATGCTCTTTGACCCGGTGCTGAACCTGCTGGATTACCATTTAAGTCCTGCCGAGCTGCCGCGTGAAATATTATGGCGTGCCGAAGCCATTGCGTTGCGCGTGGTGAAGTCGTTGAACAGTCCGGGTATTTTTGCGATAGAGTTGTTTGTTGATATCAATGATGATGTGCAGGTGAATGAGACGGCTCCGCGTGTTCATAACAGCGGGCATCATACGATAGAGGGGAATTATTCAAGCCAGTATGATATGTTATGGCGTATTATGCTGGGTTATCCGTTGGGTAATACGCAGCCTATTTTACCTGCGTCTATTGTAAACCTGGTGGGGGCTGAGGGTTTTAGTGGACCTGCGCGTTACGAGGGTCTGGAAGAAGTATTAAAGATGGAGAATGTGTTTGTTCATTTATATGGCAAAGCGGAAACCAAGCCTGGCCGTAAGATGGGGCATGTCACCATTTTAAGCCGTGAGCGTATTGATTTGACGCACAAGGCGAATAAAATTAAAAACACAATTAAAATAGTTAGCTGA
- a CDS encoding alpha-L-arabinofuranosidase C-terminal domain-containing protein yields MNLKCCFALLSTAVLAGNIVSAQQQAVLKINDGVVKNTVAPSLHGIFFEEISHGGEGGLYAELIQNRGFEESRIPPGTVVENGQIIPKRTPHYNMNGQATDWTMPWPYTSDYPYWRLETAPDAKINIQLTQQQPLNSATPRSLKVNISKRSSSGKNSLVNEGFWGINAQKDAVYNLSFYARTDAAWKGPLTVQLQTKAGKAIAAYTFNDVKGAAWKKYTCTLVPSETDTAAEFAFHFGSTGTVWFDFVSLFPKETFRNRPNGLRKDLAEYLESLKPAFVRWPGGCFVEGINIESAPNWKTAIGPIEKRPGTFSVWSYWSSDGFGYHEYLQFCEDIGAKALYVFNAGVSCEFRSGTFIPDEELQPVINDVLDAIEYAVGPATSKWGKVRAANGHPKPFPLEYVEVGNEQHGPFYARRFNRFYDAIKKNYPQIKIIASMGIGDLNRHTLDSIRVTDYADEHAYKSAWWAFSNYDHFDRYKRGDYDVYVGEYATNAGVGKGNMLAALNDAVYIMGMENNGDLVKMSSYAPLFENTNTRHWPVNLINFNAGNSFARISYYTIKMMNEHRADENLPVSLQVIPAATKKNKFAGGIGLATWDTQTEYKDIEITQNGQLVYKSDFAQRPGEWQPVRGQWEWKDSALAQTAEGAQLLNILKDKKFESYTLKLKARKLSGFNAFMIPFAIGEGESYLRAHIGSWINQNCVFELVSGESVADVTRQKRLPQPIETGRWYEISLEVGPEKVDCYLNGQLLMSYTEPPKLVALAGRDKQSGDLIIKMVNASGEDYNTTLELQNTSLTGTATAWTLETPTLEAENSFAHPEQYKPVKQTITGISGKKFSYRFPKYAITILRVK; encoded by the coding sequence ATGAATCTTAAATGCTGCTTCGCGCTGTTGAGTACTGCTGTGCTCGCTGGCAATATCGTTTCAGCCCAGCAACAGGCTGTCTTGAAAATAAACGACGGCGTTGTTAAAAACACAGTCGCCCCAAGCCTGCACGGCATCTTCTTCGAAGAGATCAGCCATGGCGGTGAAGGTGGCCTCTATGCCGAACTCATCCAGAATCGTGGATTCGAAGAAAGCCGGATTCCCCCCGGAACAGTAGTCGAAAACGGCCAGATCATTCCCAAAAGAACACCACACTACAATATGAATGGCCAAGCCACCGACTGGACAATGCCCTGGCCATATACATCCGACTATCCCTACTGGCGCCTCGAAACGGCACCCGATGCTAAAATCAATATTCAGTTAACGCAGCAACAACCGCTCAACAGCGCTACCCCGCGTTCCCTGAAAGTAAATATCTCCAAACGCAGCTCCTCCGGAAAAAACAGCCTTGTCAATGAAGGCTTCTGGGGTATCAATGCGCAAAAAGACGCTGTTTACAACCTCTCTTTCTATGCCCGTACCGATGCCGCATGGAAAGGACCGCTTACCGTACAACTGCAAACAAAAGCAGGAAAAGCAATAGCAGCATATACTTTCAATGATGTAAAAGGCGCCGCCTGGAAAAAATATACCTGCACCCTCGTTCCCTCTGAAACCGACACCGCGGCCGAATTCGCATTTCATTTCGGCAGCACAGGAACCGTTTGGTTCGACTTTGTTTCCCTTTTTCCTAAAGAAACATTCCGCAATCGCCCCAATGGCCTGCGCAAAGACCTGGCAGAATACCTCGAAAGCCTGAAGCCTGCCTTTGTACGCTGGCCCGGCGGCTGCTTTGTAGAAGGGATAAACATCGAAAGCGCTCCCAACTGGAAAACCGCGATAGGCCCCATCGAAAAACGCCCCGGCACTTTCAGCGTATGGTCCTACTGGTCCAGCGACGGCTTCGGTTACCACGAATACCTGCAATTCTGTGAAGACATCGGCGCCAAAGCATTATACGTCTTCAATGCCGGTGTATCCTGCGAATTCCGGAGCGGCACCTTCATCCCTGACGAAGAATTACAGCCCGTCATCAACGACGTGCTCGATGCCATTGAATATGCCGTAGGCCCCGCTACCTCCAAATGGGGAAAGGTCCGTGCAGCAAATGGCCATCCCAAACCGTTCCCGCTGGAATATGTCGAAGTAGGCAATGAACAGCATGGCCCCTTTTACGCCCGCCGCTTCAACCGCTTCTACGATGCCATCAAAAAGAATTACCCGCAAATAAAAATAATAGCCTCTATGGGCATCGGCGATCTCAACCGCCACACGCTCGACAGCATCCGCGTAACGGACTATGCCGATGAACATGCCTATAAATCAGCCTGGTGGGCCTTCTCCAATTACGATCATTTCGATCGCTACAAAAGAGGTGACTACGATGTGTATGTAGGAGAATACGCCACCAACGCCGGCGTAGGAAAAGGCAATATGCTGGCAGCGCTGAATGATGCAGTATATATCATGGGTATGGAAAACAACGGCGATCTCGTGAAAATGTCCAGCTACGCACCGTTGTTCGAAAATACCAACACCCGCCACTGGCCCGTAAACCTCATCAACTTCAACGCCGGCAACAGCTTCGCACGTATCTCGTATTATACCATCAAAATGATGAACGAACACCGCGCCGATGAAAACCTGCCCGTATCACTCCAGGTAATTCCCGCAGCCACTAAAAAGAACAAATTCGCCGGCGGCATAGGATTGGCCACCTGGGATACGCAAACCGAATACAAAGACATAGAAATAACGCAAAACGGTCAACTGGTCTACAAAAGCGATTTCGCACAGCGCCCCGGCGAATGGCAACCCGTTCGCGGCCAATGGGAATGGAAAGACAGCGCCCTGGCACAAACCGCCGAAGGCGCCCAACTCCTGAACATTCTGAAAGATAAAAAATTTGAATCCTATACCCTCAAACTAAAAGCGCGCAAACTATCCGGCTTCAATGCCTTCATGATCCCCTTCGCGATCGGCGAAGGAGAAAGCTACCTGAGAGCGCATATCGGCTCCTGGATCAACCAGAACTGCGTTTTTGAACTGGTTTCCGGCGAATCCGTTGCCGACGTCACCCGCCAGAAACGCCTGCCCCAACCCATAGAAACCGGCCGCTGGTACGAGATCTCCCTCGAAGTAGGCCCCGAAAAAGTAGACTGCTACCTCAACGGCCAGCTCCTCATGAGTTACACCGAACCACCAAAACTGGTAGCCCTCGCCGGCCGCGACAAACAATCCGGCGACCTCATCATCAAAATGGTAAACGCCTCCGGCGAAGATTATAACACAACGCTCGAACTTCAAAACACCAGCTTAACCGGCACCGCCACCGCCTGGACGCTGGAAACCCCAACCCTCGAAGCCGAGAACTCCTTTGCTCATCCGGAACAATACAAACCGGTAAAGCAAACCATAACAGGTATCAGCGGCAAAAAATTCTCTTACCGTTTCCCCAAATACGCAATTACCATATTGCGCGTGAAGTAA
- a CDS encoding TonB-dependent receptor — translation MCRISRIPFIKIFTLLLCIFSLSSLSLFAGEEENLEKGMITGQVTTADNRPAEGVTVRLKGTNKVSLTTEAGFFSFKNLEAGTYEIEVTLVGHAPVSKTVTLATDAKKNNINFQLGVSQVELEEVVVTTGANRYKINTVSPSLRLQSSVLETPQNIQIVGSQILADQQVFDVVDGITRNVSGVTRQGHWDNQYANIRMRGSKLPAFRNGMNIEASWGPTAEDASMIERIEFVKGPAGFMLANGEPGGFYNVVTKKPTGITKGSVSVSMGSFSTYRTAVDLDGKLSKDGRVLYRLNMAAQQKDFFTKYNYSNRYVFSPSVKYLIDDKTSVTFEYTFQGSKYLANGNYSFSPKGFADQGIANDFFYADPSMEPGKLRDHSAYVYLDHKINSKWNMHAQVAYFNFAMVANSTWLNYMTAAGDMPRYWSIGDEAGENRFAQLSFSGEERTGSIRHRIMGGVDMGNKKFWGDFRTLKSNIALAGGKAFNVYNPAYGIPMDSFPKIDRSQDVRTRAGGSNYVTVVSYGSAYVQDELGFFNDKLRLSLGARFTYAETVGKTKASDIKDNVFSPRIGLSYSIDKQTSVYGLYDQSFVPVSGTDWEGNAFKPIKGNDLEAGIKKEWMGGRWRSTVSAYIIKRQNALVADPDPNHVVNGVTFQAQLGETKTKGIEFDMAGDILPGLSTNINYAYTNSKITKATDKNQIGNVTANTAAHVTNAWLQYRLQSGALEGFGASAGIQWQADRYIGTTKDPNFPNYFRGDAGLSMRRGKYNISLLVNNVFNNLKLLTAGSIANPTAAQTANFGAVTYYSYIVEARRNFRMTIAYNF, via the coding sequence ATGTGTCGCATCTCTCGCATCCCTTTCATTAAAATTTTCACTCTTTTACTCTGCATTTTTTCCCTTTCCTCACTGTCTCTGTTCGCTGGTGAAGAGGAAAATCTCGAAAAAGGAATGATCACTGGCCAGGTAACTACTGCTGATAACAGACCCGCTGAAGGTGTGACGGTTCGCTTAAAAGGCACCAACAAAGTGTCTCTTACCACCGAAGCCGGCTTCTTTAGCTTCAAAAACCTCGAAGCTGGTACGTATGAGATCGAAGTAACCCTCGTAGGGCATGCTCCTGTATCTAAAACAGTAACACTGGCTACCGATGCCAAAAAGAACAATATAAACTTCCAGCTGGGCGTTTCCCAGGTTGAACTGGAAGAAGTTGTCGTTACTACAGGTGCCAACAGGTATAAAATAAATACAGTGTCTCCCAGCCTGCGCTTGCAAAGCTCTGTACTGGAAACGCCCCAGAATATCCAGATCGTAGGATCTCAGATCCTCGCCGATCAGCAGGTATTTGACGTGGTAGACGGTATCACCCGTAACGTAAGTGGCGTTACCCGCCAGGGCCACTGGGATAACCAATATGCCAATATCAGGATGCGCGGTTCTAAACTACCTGCTTTCCGTAACGGCATGAACATCGAAGCTTCATGGGGCCCTACAGCTGAAGACGCTTCTATGATCGAACGTATCGAATTCGTAAAAGGCCCCGCCGGTTTCATGCTGGCAAACGGTGAACCAGGCGGTTTCTACAACGTGGTAACCAAAAAACCTACAGGTATCACCAAAGGAAGTGTTTCCGTAAGCATGGGTAGCTTCAGCACGTACCGCACGGCTGTTGACCTCGACGGTAAACTCAGCAAAGACGGCCGCGTGCTCTACCGCCTGAATATGGCGGCACAGCAAAAAGACTTCTTTACCAAATACAACTACAGCAACCGTTACGTGTTTTCTCCTTCAGTGAAATACCTGATCGACGATAAAACTTCTGTAACGTTTGAATATACTTTCCAGGGCTCTAAATACCTGGCTAACGGTAACTACTCTTTCTCTCCCAAAGGTTTTGCCGATCAAGGTATCGCCAACGACTTCTTCTATGCCGACCCCTCTATGGAACCAGGCAAACTCAGAGATCACAGCGCTTACGTGTACCTCGATCACAAGATCAACAGCAAATGGAACATGCACGCACAGGTTGCCTACTTTAACTTTGCAATGGTAGCCAACAGTACCTGGTTGAACTATATGACCGCTGCCGGCGATATGCCCCGTTACTGGAGCATTGGCGACGAAGCAGGTGAAAACAGGTTCGCTCAGCTCTCATTCAGCGGCGAAGAAAGAACCGGTTCTATCCGTCACCGCATCATGGGTGGAGTTGATATGGGTAACAAGAAATTCTGGGGCGACTTCCGCACGCTTAAATCCAATATAGCCCTCGCAGGCGGAAAAGCGTTCAACGTGTACAACCCCGCTTACGGTATCCCTATGGATTCTTTCCCTAAGATCGATCGCTCTCAGGACGTAAGAACGCGCGCCGGTGGATCTAACTATGTAACCGTTGTCTCTTATGGTTCAGCATATGTTCAGGACGAATTAGGCTTCTTCAACGATAAACTCCGCCTGTCTTTAGGCGCCCGTTTTACGTATGCTGAAACCGTTGGTAAAACCAAAGCATCCGATATCAAAGACAACGTCTTCTCTCCCCGTATCGGCCTCAGCTACTCTATCGATAAACAAACTTCTGTTTACGGTTTATACGACCAGTCTTTCGTTCCCGTTTCCGGTACCGATTGGGAAGGCAATGCCTTCAAACCTATAAAGGGTAACGATCTCGAAGCAGGTATCAAGAAAGAATGGATGGGAGGCCGTTGGAGGTCAACTGTTTCTGCCTACATCATCAAAAGGCAGAACGCTCTGGTGGCCGACCCCGATCCTAACCACGTGGTGAACGGTGTAACCTTCCAGGCACAGCTGGGCGAAACCAAAACAAAAGGTATTGAATTCGATATGGCCGGCGATATCCTGCCAGGTTTAAGCACCAATATCAACTACGCTTATACCAACTCTAAAATTACAAAGGCAACCGATAAAAACCAGATCGGAAACGTTACTGCTAACACGGCAGCACACGTTACCAACGCCTGGTTGCAATATCGCTTGCAAAGCGGTGCGCTCGAAGGCTTCGGCGCTTCAGCAGGTATTCAATGGCAGGCCGATCGTTATATCGGAACTACCAAAGATCCTAACTTTCCTAACTATTTCCGTGGCGACGCCGGTTTGTCTATGCGCAGAGGTAAATACAATATCTCCCTGCTCGTAAACAACGTATTCAACAACCTGAAACTGCTCACTGCTGGCTCTATCGCCAACCCAACTGCAGCACAAACCGCCAACTTCGGAGCCGTTACTTATTACTCTTATATCGTAGAAGCAAGACGCAATTTCCGTATGACCATTGCGTATAACTTCTAA
- a CDS encoding PepSY-associated TM helix domain-containing protein, with product MDNKKAGNVKAAPKKKKSGKSLFRRVNDFLHLWLGLISGIIIVIVSVTGCIYAFEKEIKSVTQPYQFVKTEEKPYLPPSQLKAMAEKYHFGAKAGKGLNKIAGIQYPGIGKAAVATYRDKKTGYMMIYMNPYSGEVLKVKALEKDFFRIILEGHYQLWLPRAIGQQVICWSVGIFIILLISGIIMWWPKNLKKANRDKSFKIKWGASFKRVNYDLHNVLGFYVWVLAFILAVTGIYFGFKWVPKTIYWVASGGKTMPERREKVFSDTTVLLTAAAIKAATSPEDKVWMQMTQQYKNQGSLFMSFADKQSDAISVTYNPSQKTYYKSYTRYFDQYTVNEIKGKSIYNKPYEQTTGAEKIIRMNYDIHVGAILGIPGKIMMFFVSFICASLPITGFIIWWGKKKKSKKKAGPHKRKEVISRHEHEHAPEKQVVA from the coding sequence ATGGATAACAAAAAAGCTGGTAACGTAAAAGCCGCCCCTAAAAAGAAGAAGTCAGGCAAATCGCTCTTCCGCAGGGTCAACGACTTCCTCCACCTGTGGCTGGGATTGATAAGCGGTATTATTATCGTTATTGTAAGTGTTACCGGTTGTATCTATGCGTTTGAAAAAGAAATTAAAAGTGTTACCCAACCTTACCAGTTTGTAAAAACGGAAGAAAAACCCTACCTCCCGCCATCACAGCTGAAAGCAATGGCCGAAAAATATCATTTCGGCGCTAAAGCAGGTAAAGGCCTTAATAAAATTGCAGGCATCCAATACCCTGGCATTGGAAAAGCAGCGGTGGCTACTTACAGAGACAAAAAAACAGGATACATGATGATCTACATGAATCCTTATTCCGGTGAAGTGCTCAAGGTAAAAGCCCTGGAAAAAGACTTCTTCCGCATCATCCTCGAAGGACACTATCAGCTATGGCTGCCCCGCGCCATAGGCCAGCAGGTCATCTGCTGGTCTGTGGGTATCTTCATCATCCTGCTTATCTCAGGCATTATCATGTGGTGGCCCAAAAACCTGAAAAAAGCCAACAGGGATAAAAGCTTTAAGATCAAATGGGGCGCTTCTTTTAAAAGAGTGAACTACGATCTGCATAATGTGCTTGGCTTCTACGTATGGGTACTGGCCTTTATCCTTGCCGTAACAGGAATCTACTTCGGTTTCAAATGGGTGCCTAAAACAATCTACTGGGTAGCCTCCGGCGGTAAAACAATGCCGGAACGAAGGGAAAAGGTCTTTTCCGATACTACCGTTCTGTTAACTGCTGCTGCCATCAAAGCGGCAACTTCTCCGGAAGATAAAGTGTGGATGCAAATGACACAGCAGTATAAAAACCAGGGAAGCTTGTTCATGAGCTTCGCCGACAAACAATCCGATGCTATAAGCGTAACCTATAACCCTTCTCAAAAAACGTATTACAAGTCTTATACACGCTATTTCGACCAGTATACAGTCAATGAGATCAAAGGCAAAAGCATTTATAATAAACCTTACGAACAAACAACAGGAGCCGAAAAGATCATCCGCATGAACTACGATATCCACGTAGGCGCCATCCTGGGTATTCCCGGCAAGATCATGATGTTCTTTGTAAGTTTTATCTGCGCCAGCCTGCCAATTACAGGTTTCATTATCTGGTGGGGTAAGAAAAAGAAGTCGAAGAAAAAAGCCGGCCCTCACAAACGTAAAGAGGTGATCTCCAGGCACGAACATGAACACGCACCTGAAAAACAGGTAGTGGCGTAA